The Streptomyces sp. HSG2 genome has a segment encoding these proteins:
- a CDS encoding NUDIX domain-containing protein, whose amino-acid sequence MTEADEPVDRVDARDRFLAVVGRGEAVREGWLHRVSVTVCRDREGRFLVHRRSERAARYPGHHEVGFGGAVAAGETYREAAARELVEELGVRPVVRPVVTFLNRTGLSPHWLAVHEAVLSERPRPSGEEVAWHGWSTKDELLCFLGAGLFTPDSPEVLRRYLAAANRERGQIT is encoded by the coding sequence ATGACGGAAGCGGACGAGCCGGTCGACCGTGTGGACGCGCGGGACCGGTTTCTCGCCGTGGTCGGCCGAGGGGAGGCGGTGCGCGAGGGGTGGCTGCACCGGGTGTCCGTCACGGTCTGCCGGGATCGGGAGGGACGGTTCCTGGTGCATCGGCGCTCGGAGCGGGCGGCCCGCTACCCGGGGCACCATGAGGTGGGCTTCGGTGGTGCCGTCGCTGCGGGAGAGACCTATCGCGAGGCCGCCGCACGTGAACTCGTCGAGGAGTTGGGCGTTCGGCCGGTGGTTCGTCCCGTCGTCACGTTCCTGAATCGGACCGGGCTCAGCCCGCACTGGCTGGCCGTGCACGAGGCGGTCCTGTCGGAGAGACCCCGCCCCTCAGGAGAGGAAGTAGCCTGGCACGGCTGGTCGACGAAGGACGAACTCCTGTGCTTCCTGGGGGCGGGGCTCTTCACCCCCGACTCCCCGGAAGTGCTGCGGCGTTACCTGGCCGCCGCGAACCGAGAGAGAGGGCAGATCACTTGA
- a CDS encoding NAD-dependent epimerase/dehydratase family protein yields MRVVVFGGAGFLGSHLCALLLGQGDRIVCLDDLTTGREDNVRRLADHPGFTFVQADVSAELPELPGPVDAVVHLASPASPPDYLRFPLKTLAAGSRGTENGLRLALRHGARFLLGSTSEVYGDPTTHPQSEDYWGNVNPVGPRSVYDEAKRFSEALTASYARELGVNTGIVRIFNTYGPRMRRDDGRVIPNLVGQALSGAPLTVYGRGDHTRSFCFVDDLVRGVRLMLRSAERGPVNLGNPEETTIDELARTILRITGSASPVEHLPLPVDDPVRRSPDITAARALLGWSPAIGAEEGLARTVDWFAGQRSPVVR; encoded by the coding sequence ATGCGCGTGGTGGTGTTCGGAGGCGCCGGCTTCCTCGGGTCACACCTGTGCGCCCTGCTGCTCGGGCAGGGGGACCGGATCGTCTGCCTGGACGACCTGACGACGGGTCGCGAGGACAATGTCCGCCGCCTGGCCGATCACCCCGGGTTCACCTTCGTCCAAGCCGACGTCAGTGCGGAACTGCCCGAACTTCCGGGCCCCGTCGACGCCGTGGTCCATCTCGCCAGCCCGGCCTCTCCGCCTGACTACCTGAGGTTCCCCCTCAAGACCCTCGCCGCCGGCAGCCGGGGGACCGAGAACGGCCTTCGACTGGCCCTCCGTCACGGCGCGCGGTTCCTCCTGGGCTCCACCAGCGAGGTGTACGGCGACCCGACGACGCACCCGCAGAGCGAGGACTACTGGGGAAACGTCAACCCGGTCGGCCCGCGCAGCGTCTACGACGAGGCGAAGCGATTCTCCGAGGCGCTCACCGCCAGCTACGCGCGTGAACTCGGCGTGAACACCGGAATCGTCCGCATCTTCAACACCTACGGACCCCGCATGCGTCGAGACGACGGGCGGGTCATTCCCAACCTCGTCGGCCAGGCCCTGTCCGGCGCACCCCTGACGGTCTACGGGCGGGGCGACCACACGCGCAGCTTCTGCTTCGTCGACGACCTCGTCCGAGGCGTGCGCCTGATGCTTCGGAGCGCGGAGCGGGGGCCCGTCAACCTCGGAAACCCGGAGGAAACGACCATAGACGAACTCGCCCGGACGATCCTGCGGATCACCGGTTCGGCCTCACCCGTCGAACACCTCCCCCTGCCGGTCGACGACCCCGTGCGAAGGAGTCCGGACATCACGGCTGCCCGCGCCCTCCTCGGTTGGTCCCCGGCGATCGGCGCGGAGGAAGGGCTGGCGCGCACCGTGGACTGGTTCGCCGGGCAGAGATCGCCCGTAGTGCGCTGA
- a CDS encoding methyltransferase domain-containing protein codes for MASRQEIDRIEQDVLYRRSVERYLLARQYAHGTVLDCACGSGYGSYLMAKNPDVGHVHGYDRDPDVIEPARLHLGSERVSFWQADLEEVDRPADLLVCLETIEHLDDPMAVSRLADRCGVHEIVVSFPTKKTTHYNPHHRWDLVEQDVRDILSGFHVHHSHHLFQDTRMMWLARGRGRAESPPTRWGPPFS; via the coding sequence ATGGCCTCGCGACAGGAGATCGACAGGATCGAGCAGGACGTCCTGTACCGACGCAGTGTCGAGCGCTACCTGCTGGCCCGCCAGTACGCGCACGGTACGGTCCTGGACTGTGCGTGCGGGTCGGGGTACGGCTCGTACCTGATGGCGAAGAACCCCGACGTCGGCCACGTGCACGGCTACGACCGGGATCCTGACGTCATCGAGCCGGCCCGCCTCCATCTGGGCAGCGAGCGGGTCTCCTTCTGGCAGGCGGACTTGGAGGAGGTGGACCGCCCGGCGGACCTCCTCGTGTGCCTGGAGACCATCGAGCACCTGGACGACCCGATGGCGGTGTCCCGACTCGCGGACCGATGCGGAGTCCACGAGATCGTGGTGTCCTTCCCGACCAAGAAGACGACCCACTACAACCCCCACCACCGCTGGGATCTCGTCGAGCAGGACGTCCGGGACATCCTCTCCGGCTTCCACGTCCACCACTCGCACCACCTCTTCCAGGACACCCGGATGATGTGGCTCGCGCGGGGACGGGGCCGCGCCGAGTCGCCTCCCACGCGCTGGGGCCCTCCCTTCTCCTGA
- a CDS encoding UDP-N-acetylglucosamine 1-carboxyvinyltransferase — protein sequence MADDYLVRIGKLMRDARQHRGWSQAQLAEALHTSQSAVHRIERGNQNISLEMIARIGEALDSEIVSLGYPGPMHLRVVGGRRLSGAIDVKTSKNACVALLCASLLNRGRTVLRKVARIEEVYRLLEVLNSVGVRTRWIGEGNDLEIVPPDTFDMDAIDAEAAVRTRSIIMFLGPLLHLMDHFKIPYAGGCDLGTRSIEPHMIALRRFGLDVAATEGQYHAVVDRSIRPTRPIVLTERGDTVTENALLAAARHDGVTVIRNASSNYMVQDLCFFLEALGVRVAGIGTTTLTVHGVADIDRDVDYSPSEDPVEAMSLLTAAVVTESELTVRRVPIEFLEIELAVLEEMGLDHDRSPEYDADNGRTRLVDLTVRPSKLEAPIDKIHPMPFPGLNIDNVPFFAAIAASAQGQTLIHDWVYDNRAIYLTDLNRLGGRLQLLDPHRVLVEGPTRWRAAETMCPPALRPAVVVLLAMLAAEGTSVLRNVYVINRGYEELAERLNTVGAQIEIFRDI from the coding sequence ATGGCAGACGACTACCTCGTACGCATCGGCAAGCTCATGCGTGACGCCCGGCAGCACCGTGGCTGGTCACAGGCGCAGCTCGCCGAGGCACTCCATACCAGCCAGAGCGCCGTCCACCGCATCGAGCGTGGCAACCAGAACATCAGTCTTGAGATGATCGCCCGCATCGGCGAGGCACTCGACAGCGAGATCGTCTCCCTCGGCTACCCGGGACCGATGCATCTGCGCGTCGTCGGCGGCCGACGCCTCTCCGGCGCCATCGACGTCAAGACCAGCAAGAACGCCTGCGTCGCCCTGCTGTGCGCCTCGCTGCTCAACAGGGGGCGGACGGTACTACGGAAGGTGGCCCGCATCGAGGAGGTCTACCGCCTGCTCGAAGTGCTGAACTCCGTCGGCGTGCGCACCCGTTGGATCGGCGAGGGGAACGACCTGGAGATCGTGCCGCCCGACACGTTCGACATGGACGCCATCGACGCCGAGGCCGCGGTGCGGACCCGCTCGATCATCATGTTCCTCGGCCCGCTCCTCCACCTCATGGATCACTTCAAGATCCCCTACGCGGGCGGGTGCGACCTGGGAACGCGCTCCATCGAGCCACACATGATCGCGCTACGCCGGTTCGGCCTGGACGTCGCCGCCACCGAGGGCCAGTACCACGCCGTCGTCGACCGCTCGATCCGGCCCACCCGCCCCATCGTGCTGACCGAGCGAGGCGACACCGTCACCGAGAACGCCCTCCTCGCCGCCGCGCGCCACGACGGGGTCACCGTCATCCGGAACGCCTCGTCCAACTACATGGTTCAAGACCTGTGCTTCTTCCTGGAAGCGCTCGGCGTGCGGGTGGCCGGTATCGGCACCACCACCCTCACCGTCCACGGCGTCGCGGACATCGACAGGGATGTGGACTACTCCCCCTCGGAGGACCCGGTGGAGGCCATGAGTCTCCTGACCGCCGCGGTGGTGACCGAGTCCGAACTCACGGTCCGGCGCGTCCCGATCGAGTTCCTGGAGATCGAACTGGCGGTCCTGGAGGAGATGGGGCTCGATCACGACCGCTCCCCCGAGTACGACGCGGACAACGGTCGGACCCGGTTGGTGGACCTGACCGTCCGGCCGTCCAAGCTGGAGGCGCCCATCGACAAGATCCACCCCATGCCCTTCCCGGGGCTCAACATCGACAACGTGCCGTTCTTCGCGGCCATCGCGGCCTCGGCGCAGGGTCAGACCCTGATCCACGACTGGGTCTACGACAATCGCGCCATCTACCTGACCGACCTCAACCGCCTGGGCGGGCGCCTGCAACTGCTGGACCCCCACCGCGTCCTGGTGGAGGGCCCGACCCGCTGGCGCGCCGCCGAGACGATGTGCCCGCCGGCGCTCCGTCCCGCCGTCGTCGTCCTGTTGGCGATGCTCGCGGCGGAGGGCACGTCCGTCCTCCGCAACGTCTACGTCATCAACCGCGGCTACGAGGAACTGGCCGAACGCCTGAACACGGTCGGGGCTCAGATCGAGATCTTCCGGGACATTTGA
- a CDS encoding WYL domain-containing protein produces MRSDRLVATLLLLQRRELVTAAEVSRELDVSERTARRDLDALAMAGVPVYSVRGRGGGWRLVGGARTDLSGLTAGEARALFLAVGPASDATPAMRAALRKLVHALPEPFRVQAEAAASSLVVDPQRWGASRKEHRPPRFVDELQDAAIRGVQVSLGYVDGKGVETRRTVHPLGIVVKGPVWYLVSDTETGRRVFRIDRVSAADPTGDPAHRPEDFDLAESWDEIAEEIDRKRTPLEVHAVCTPEGTGILRMALGDRLDVGGSTADGRVEVVIRGPDEYILAGELSGLVEWVEVTGPEGVREHLASIGDALVERYGRPGTSGDLHPS; encoded by the coding sequence GCGATCCGATCGGCTGGTGGCCACCCTGCTCTTGCTCCAACGGCGCGAGCTGGTGACAGCCGCGGAGGTCTCCCGAGAACTGGACGTCTCCGAGCGCACCGCCCGCCGTGACCTCGACGCCCTGGCCATGGCCGGGGTGCCCGTGTACTCAGTGCGGGGCCGAGGCGGTGGCTGGCGCCTGGTGGGCGGCGCTCGTACCGACCTGTCCGGGTTGACCGCCGGTGAGGCACGCGCCCTGTTCCTGGCTGTCGGCCCGGCCTCGGACGCGACGCCGGCGATGAGAGCAGCTCTGCGCAAGCTCGTCCATGCTCTGCCGGAGCCCTTTCGGGTACAGGCCGAGGCAGCGGCGTCGTCGTTGGTCGTAGACCCGCAGCGATGGGGGGCGAGTCGGAAAGAGCACCGGCCGCCTCGTTTCGTCGACGAACTCCAGGACGCGGCGATCCGCGGCGTCCAGGTGTCGCTCGGCTACGTCGACGGCAAAGGCGTCGAAACCCGGAGAACCGTCCATCCGCTGGGCATCGTCGTCAAAGGTCCTGTGTGGTATCTCGTCTCCGACACCGAGACCGGCCGACGGGTCTTCCGGATCGACCGTGTGTCGGCCGCCGACCCGACCGGCGACCCTGCGCACCGCCCCGAGGACTTCGACCTTGCCGAGAGCTGGGACGAGATCGCCGAAGAGATTGATCGCAAACGAACGCCGCTGGAGGTTCACGCGGTGTGTACACCCGAAGGGACGGGCATACTCCGGATGGCGCTTGGGGACCGGCTCGACGTGGGAGGTTCCACGGCCGACGGCCGCGTCGAGGTCGTGATCCGCGGCCCCGACGAGTACATCCTCGCCGGCGAGCTCTCCGGGCTGGTCGAATGGGTCGAGGTGACCGGCCCTGAGGGGGTCCGAGAACACCTGGCCTCGATCGGCGACGCCCTCGTCGAACGCTACGGCCGGCCGGGCACCAGCGGGGACCTTCACCCGTCCTGA